The following are encoded together in the Luteolibacter rhizosphaerae genome:
- the gltB gene encoding glutamate synthase large subunit, which translates to MNPYYHPSTPLVPGSLHRLSAERDNCGMGAIAQIQGKRSFEVIDMALTSVCNMTHRGAVDADMKTGDGSGILSQIPYPLFLKAAEKLGTKLENEGDLAVAVFFFPIDDQAGRVQLKALAEEVVAKRGITLIGWREVPVNPDALGKNALASRPHIEHLLLKKPSAWDGDHYERQLFLCRREIERKTKGLNGFYMPTFSSRLISYKGLAMPAALRAFYGDLQDSDFQTAISLYHQRFSTNTFPAWPLGQPFRMMCHNGEINTVEGNRNWMASREEFFSSPIWGDDITLLHELMNEHESDSASLDHALEALVLSGRSLEHAMCMLVPPAYRNDEDISDDLRAFYQYIRSFSEPWDGPAGLVYTDGTKICASLDRNGLRPSRYKLTEDGLLYIGSEAGAVIIDDSKVIRKGRLGPGQMLSVDTSTGQMRNDREIKEALAKTKPYRQWIDENRLELRKFCSPDALAPAEDFAALDLSRQQVAHGISAEELDMVFPPMLKGAQEAVFSMGDDIPLAVLSTYPRLLFTYFKQRFAQVTNPPIDPIREWAVMSASAGLGPERNLLDETPEHCRIVNLESGVLFEHQLERLKHLDEEGFPATVLDITWPAEAGAAGLKLRLDELCDEVEAAVDRGVSIVILSDRAASTARVPIPAILATGAVHHHLNRIRKRMRCSLVLESGEIRDTHQISCAFGFGATAVCPYLGFATVRQLVAADAGKGKFEGISVEKAMANYAKALEKGILKIMSKMGISVLNSYQGAQIFEAIGIGSEVVDFAFTGVQSKVGGIGFAEIAEESLIRHQAAFEVQVPAGETLDLGDPGYNRYRKSGERHAWTTDVIKNFHTFVKSGKAEDYDDYVKVSLETKPVAIKDLFEFVPSSSGAIPIDEVEPVESIRRRFTTAAMSLGALSPEAHETLAIAMNRIGGKSDSGEGGEDAVRYKPYPNGDFARSWIKQVASGRFGVSAHYLVNADELEIKMAQGAKPGEGGQLPGQKVNALIARLRHTQPGVQLISPPPHHDIYSIEDLAQLIHDLKEVNPRARVTVKLVAETGVGTVAAGVAKASADTILISGHDGGTGASPLSSTKHAGSPWELGLSEAQQTLLINNLRDRVIVRTDGGLRNGKDIVIAAILGAEEYNFGTIAMIAMGCVYVRKCHLNNCPVGIATTDPKFRAKFKGTPEMVINFFNGVATEAREIMAKLGVRTLDELIGRPEFLKQRHVPEHPKANLIDLAPVLKDVIPDLAKHQGVEDSSISRICKKERNDGISKTPLDLQVLRDLAKALGTVEIAENTPEYGPASTPDSVAAAIRTLPDRQPVELSYDVVNTDRNIGTRLSGRIAEIHGDRGFNGHTAVTLKLRGSAGQSLGTFLVSGVKIELTGEANDYTGKGMAAGEIVVRVSPDAKFNPAVNTILGNTSLYGATGGYLFANGRAGERFAVRNSGATAVVEGVGDHGCEYMTNGTAVILGKTGKNFGAGMSGGTAFVYDVDGRFYSRINPEMVVPLPVKRAQDITELKKLITDHAEKTGSPHAKALLEDWSNSLKKFVRVIAKERAALEAAEEQHEAASTR; encoded by the coding sequence ATGAATCCCTATTACCATCCGAGCACGCCTCTGGTCCCCGGTTCCCTGCACCGCCTCTCTGCCGAACGCGACAATTGCGGCATGGGAGCCATCGCCCAGATTCAAGGCAAACGCTCCTTCGAGGTCATCGACATGGCGCTAACCTCCGTCTGCAACATGACCCACCGCGGTGCCGTGGATGCCGACATGAAGACCGGGGATGGTTCCGGCATCCTTTCCCAGATCCCCTACCCGCTCTTCCTGAAAGCCGCCGAGAAGCTCGGCACCAAGCTGGAGAACGAGGGCGATCTCGCCGTGGCGGTGTTCTTCTTCCCCATCGACGACCAGGCCGGCCGCGTCCAGCTCAAGGCTTTGGCAGAAGAGGTGGTCGCCAAGCGCGGCATCACCCTGATCGGCTGGCGCGAGGTTCCGGTGAATCCGGATGCCCTCGGCAAGAACGCCTTGGCCAGCCGCCCGCACATCGAGCACCTCTTGCTCAAGAAGCCCTCTGCATGGGACGGCGATCACTACGAGCGCCAGCTCTTCCTCTGCCGCCGTGAGATCGAACGCAAGACGAAGGGTCTCAACGGCTTCTACATGCCGACCTTCTCCAGCCGCTTGATCTCCTATAAGGGCTTGGCCATGCCGGCGGCGCTTCGCGCCTTCTATGGCGACTTGCAGGACTCGGATTTCCAGACCGCGATCTCGCTCTACCACCAGCGCTTCTCGACCAACACCTTCCCGGCATGGCCGCTCGGCCAGCCTTTCCGGATGATGTGCCACAATGGCGAGATCAACACGGTGGAAGGCAACCGCAACTGGATGGCTTCCCGCGAGGAGTTCTTTTCCAGCCCGATCTGGGGCGATGATATCACCCTCCTGCACGAGCTGATGAACGAGCATGAGTCCGATTCGGCCTCGCTCGACCACGCTCTCGAAGCCCTCGTCCTCTCCGGCCGCTCGCTGGAGCACGCGATGTGCATGCTCGTGCCGCCCGCGTATCGGAATGACGAGGATATCTCGGATGATCTTCGCGCCTTCTACCAATACATCCGCTCCTTCTCGGAGCCTTGGGATGGTCCTGCCGGTCTCGTCTACACCGACGGCACCAAGATCTGCGCTTCGCTCGACCGGAATGGCCTGCGTCCTTCGCGCTACAAACTCACGGAAGACGGCCTGCTCTACATCGGCTCGGAAGCGGGCGCCGTGATCATCGACGATTCCAAGGTGATCCGGAAGGGCCGCCTTGGGCCCGGCCAGATGCTCTCTGTGGACACCTCCACCGGCCAGATGCGGAATGATCGCGAGATCAAGGAAGCCTTGGCCAAGACCAAGCCCTACCGCCAGTGGATCGACGAGAACCGCCTCGAACTGCGCAAGTTCTGTTCCCCGGATGCACTCGCTCCCGCGGAAGACTTTGCCGCCCTCGACCTCTCCCGTCAGCAGGTAGCCCACGGCATCTCTGCCGAAGAATTGGATATGGTCTTCCCGCCGATGCTCAAGGGCGCTCAGGAAGCCGTGTTCTCGATGGGTGACGACATCCCGCTTGCGGTTTTGTCCACCTATCCGCGCTTGCTCTTCACCTACTTCAAGCAGCGCTTCGCACAGGTCACGAACCCGCCGATCGATCCGATCCGCGAATGGGCGGTGATGAGTGCTTCCGCCGGCCTCGGCCCGGAGCGCAACCTGCTGGATGAGACTCCGGAGCATTGCCGCATCGTGAATCTCGAGAGCGGCGTGCTTTTCGAGCACCAGTTGGAGCGCCTCAAGCACCTCGATGAAGAAGGCTTCCCCGCCACCGTGCTTGATATCACTTGGCCCGCCGAGGCCGGCGCAGCCGGCTTGAAGCTTCGCCTCGATGAACTCTGCGACGAGGTGGAGGCTGCCGTGGACCGTGGTGTGAGCATCGTGATCCTTTCCGATCGCGCGGCCTCAACTGCCCGCGTGCCGATCCCCGCAATCCTCGCCACGGGTGCGGTGCATCATCACCTCAACCGTATCCGCAAGCGGATGCGCTGCTCTCTGGTGCTGGAGTCCGGTGAAATCCGCGACACTCACCAGATCTCCTGCGCTTTCGGTTTCGGTGCCACCGCCGTCTGTCCTTACCTTGGCTTCGCCACCGTGCGCCAGCTCGTGGCTGCGGACGCGGGCAAGGGCAAGTTCGAGGGCATCAGCGTGGAGAAGGCCATGGCCAACTATGCCAAGGCACTCGAGAAGGGCATCCTCAAGATCATGTCGAAGATGGGCATCTCGGTGCTCAACTCTTATCAAGGCGCCCAGATCTTCGAAGCGATCGGCATCGGCAGCGAGGTTGTGGACTTCGCCTTCACCGGCGTGCAATCGAAGGTGGGCGGTATCGGCTTCGCGGAGATCGCGGAAGAATCCTTGATCCGTCACCAAGCTGCATTCGAGGTCCAGGTCCCCGCAGGCGAGACTCTGGACCTCGGCGATCCGGGCTACAACCGCTACCGCAAGTCGGGCGAACGCCACGCTTGGACCACCGACGTCATCAAGAACTTCCACACCTTCGTGAAGAGCGGTAAGGCGGAGGACTACGACGATTACGTGAAGGTTTCGCTCGAAACCAAGCCGGTCGCGATCAAGGACCTCTTCGAGTTTGTTCCCTCCTCATCCGGTGCGATCCCGATCGATGAAGTCGAGCCGGTCGAGAGCATCCGCCGCCGCTTCACCACGGCTGCCATGTCGCTCGGCGCGCTTTCGCCCGAAGCTCACGAAACCCTCGCCATCGCGATGAACCGCATCGGCGGCAAGTCGGACTCTGGCGAAGGCGGTGAAGACGCGGTGCGTTACAAGCCTTACCCGAACGGCGACTTCGCCCGTTCTTGGATCAAGCAGGTGGCTTCCGGACGTTTCGGCGTTTCGGCTCACTACCTCGTCAATGCCGACGAGCTTGAGATCAAGATGGCTCAGGGTGCGAAGCCCGGCGAAGGTGGCCAGCTCCCCGGCCAAAAGGTGAACGCTCTCATTGCCCGTCTGCGTCACACGCAGCCCGGCGTGCAGCTCATCTCTCCGCCGCCTCACCACGATATCTACAGTATTGAGGATCTCGCCCAGCTCATCCACGACCTGAAGGAGGTGAACCCACGCGCTCGCGTGACGGTGAAGCTCGTTGCCGAGACCGGCGTGGGCACCGTGGCTGCGGGCGTGGCGAAGGCCAGCGCGGATACGATCCTGATTTCCGGTCATGACGGTGGCACCGGGGCATCCCCCCTTTCCTCCACCAAGCATGCCGGATCTCCTTGGGAGCTTGGCCTTTCCGAGGCGCAGCAAACCCTGCTGATCAACAATCTTCGCGACCGCGTGATCGTCCGCACCGACGGTGGTCTGCGCAACGGCAAGGACATCGTCATCGCAGCGATTCTCGGCGCCGAGGAATACAACTTCGGCACGATCGCGATGATCGCGATGGGCTGCGTCTATGTCCGCAAGTGCCACCTGAACAATTGCCCGGTCGGCATCGCGACCACCGATCCGAAGTTCCGCGCCAAGTTCAAGGGCACGCCCGAGATGGTGATCAACTTCTTCAACGGCGTCGCCACCGAGGCCCGCGAGATCATGGCCAAGCTCGGCGTCCGCACCTTGGACGAACTGATCGGACGTCCCGAGTTCCTCAAGCAGCGCCATGTGCCGGAGCACCCGAAGGCGAATCTCATCGACTTGGCTCCCGTCTTGAAGGACGTGATCCCCGATCTCGCCAAGCATCAGGGCGTGGAAGACTCCTCGATCTCCCGCATCTGCAAGAAGGAGCGCAACGACGGCATCTCCAAGACCCCGCTCGACCTCCAGGTCCTGCGCGATCTCGCGAAGGCGCTGGGCACGGTCGAGATTGCGGAGAACACACCGGAATACGGTCCCGCCTCCACTCCGGATTCGGTGGCGGCAGCCATCCGCACCCTGCCTGACCGTCAGCCGGTTGAGCTCAGCTACGACGTGGTGAACACCGACCGCAACATCGGCACGCGCCTTTCCGGTCGTATCGCCGAGATCCATGGTGATCGCGGATTCAACGGCCACACCGCCGTGACGCTCAAGCTGCGCGGCTCCGCCGGTCAATCGCTCGGCACCTTCCTGGTGTCCGGCGTGAAGATCGAGCTCACCGGCGAAGCGAACGACTACACCGGCAAGGGCATGGCCGCGGGTGAGATCGTCGTGAGGGTTTCTCCCGACGCGAAGTTCAACCCGGCGGTGAACACCATTCTCGGCAACACCTCGCTGTATGGTGCAACCGGCGGTTACCTCTTCGCCAATGGCCGCGCCGGCGAGCGCTTTGCTGTTCGTAACTCCGGTGCCACGGCGGTGGTCGAAGGCGTGGGCGACCACGGCTGCGAATACATGACCAACGGCACCGCGGTGATCCTCGGCAAGACCGGCAAGAACTTCGGTGCCGGCATGTCCGGTGGCACCGCCTTCGTCTATGACGTGGATGGCCGCTTCTATTCCCGTATCAATCCCGAGATGGTCGTGCCGCTTCCCGTAAAGCGCGCTCAGGACATCACGGAACTCAAGAAGTTGATCACCGACCACGCCGAGAAGACCGGTAGCCCCCACGCAAAGGCGTTGCTCGAAGACTGGTCGAACTCGCTCAAGAAGTTCGTCCGTGTGATCGCCAAGGAGCGCGCCGCCCTCGAAGCTGCCGAGGAGCAGCACGAAGCGGCGTCGACTCGCTGA